Proteins from a single region of Streptomyces sp. TN58:
- a CDS encoding flotillin family protein, protein MDAITSGLSLLILSLLVVALVVVVVLTRLFRKVEQGKALIVSKMRKVDVTFTGQVVLPVLHKAEVMDISVKAIEISRTGRDGLICRDNIRADIRISFFVRVNKTAADVIRVAQAIGTARASDKATLQELFNAKFSEALKTVGKQMDFTDLYTKRDELRFKIIEIIGIDLNGYSLEDAAIDYLEQTPLAQLDAGNILDAQGIRKITELTAIENVRTNEFRQHEQKEITRQNVDAREAILELERRQADAEIKQRREIETSRAREEAEIARVVEEERLRAQTAFLATEEQLGVQRENQAREVAVAAKNRERVIAIESERIEKDRLLEVIARERETELTRIAADKEVETEKREIAEVVRERVAVDRTVAEQEESIKRLRAVEEAERSRQAVVIAAEAEAQERLVKDIKAAEAAEQAAVHRAAEELTLAEARNKAADLDARAKVRLAEGIQAEAAAAGLAAVAVREKEADAIEKAGRAEAGATAARLKAEADGARELALAEAAGIGEKLKAEASGLTDKAAAMAALDEASRTHEEYRLRLEAEKEIRLAGLDAQRQVAEAQATVLATGLESADISIVGGESAFFDRIVGAMSMGRAVDGFMDNSQTARALTADWLDGTGSFTEDLARALGAVSTADVRNLTVSALLMKLMPAGSGQLDELLSKARDLGLADLPVSALAGAATTAAAAPPASVNGAATRS, encoded by the coding sequence ATGGATGCCATCACGTCGGGCCTCAGCCTGCTCATCCTCAGTCTCCTGGTCGTCGCGCTCGTCGTGGTGGTCGTCCTGACCCGCCTCTTCCGCAAGGTCGAGCAGGGCAAGGCCCTGATCGTGTCGAAGATGCGGAAGGTGGACGTCACCTTCACCGGTCAGGTCGTCCTGCCCGTCCTGCACAAGGCCGAGGTCATGGACATCTCGGTGAAGGCCATCGAGATCTCCCGGACCGGCCGCGACGGGCTGATCTGCCGGGACAACATCCGCGCCGACATCCGGATCTCCTTCTTCGTCCGGGTGAACAAGACCGCCGCGGACGTCATCAGGGTCGCGCAGGCGATCGGAACGGCCCGGGCCAGCGACAAGGCCACCCTCCAGGAGCTCTTCAACGCCAAGTTCTCCGAGGCGCTCAAGACGGTCGGCAAGCAGATGGACTTCACCGACCTCTACACCAAGCGGGACGAACTCCGCTTCAAGATCATCGAGATCATCGGGATCGACCTCAACGGCTACAGCCTTGAGGACGCGGCCATCGACTACCTGGAGCAGACCCCCCTGGCCCAGCTCGACGCCGGCAACATCCTCGACGCCCAGGGCATCCGCAAGATCACCGAGCTGACCGCCATCGAGAACGTCCGCACCAACGAGTTCCGGCAGCACGAGCAGAAGGAGATCACCCGCCAGAACGTCGACGCGCGCGAGGCCATCCTGGAGCTGGAGCGCCGTCAGGCCGACGCCGAGATCAAGCAGCGCCGCGAGATCGAGACGTCGCGGGCCCGGGAGGAGGCCGAGATCGCCCGGGTGGTGGAGGAGGAGCGGCTGCGCGCGCAGACCGCCTTCCTCGCGACGGAGGAACAGCTCGGAGTCCAGCGGGAGAACCAGGCCCGGGAGGTCGCCGTCGCGGCGAAGAACCGCGAGCGGGTCATCGCGATCGAGAGCGAGCGCATCGAGAAGGACCGGCTGCTGGAGGTGATCGCGCGGGAGCGGGAGACCGAACTGACCCGGATCGCGGCCGACAAGGAGGTCGAGACCGAGAAGCGGGAGATCGCGGAAGTCGTGCGGGAGCGGGTCGCGGTGGACCGGACGGTCGCCGAGCAGGAGGAGTCCATCAAGCGGCTGCGGGCCGTGGAGGAGGCCGAGCGCTCCCGTCAGGCGGTCGTCATCGCCGCCGAGGCAGAGGCGCAGGAGCGGCTGGTCAAGGACATCAAGGCGGCCGAGGCCGCAGAGCAGGCGGCCGTGCACCGGGCCGCGGAGGAGCTGACCCTGGCCGAGGCCCGCAACAAGGCCGCCGACCTCGACGCCCGCGCCAAGGTCCGCCTCGCCGAGGGCATCCAGGCCGAGGCCGCGGCCGCGGGTCTGGCCGCCGTCGCCGTACGGGAGAAGGAGGCGGACGCCATCGAGAAGGCCGGCCGGGCCGAGGCCGGGGCGACGGCCGCGCGGCTGAAGGCCGAGGCGGACGGGGCCCGGGAGCTGGCCCTGGCCGAGGCGGCGGGCATCGGCGAGAAGCTGAAGGCGGAGGCGTCCGGCCTGACCGACAAGGCGGCGGCGATGGCCGCGCTGGACGAGGCTTCGCGGACGCACGAGGAGTACCGGCTGCGGCTGGAGGCGGAGAAGGAGATCCGCCTCGCCGGCCTCGACGCCCAGCGGCAGGTGGCCGAGGCCCAGGCGACGGTGCTCGCGACCGGGCTGGAGAGCGCCGACATCAGCATCGTCGGAGGGGAGTCCGCCTTCTTCGACCGGATCGTGGGAGCGATGTCGATGGGCCGCGCCGTCGACGGGTTCATGGACAACTCCCAGACGGCACGCGCCCTGACGGCCGACTGGCTGGACGGCACGGGCTCCTTCACGGAGGACCTCGCCCGCGCGCTGGGCGCCGTCTCCACCGCCGACGTCCGCAACCTGACCGTCTCCGCCCTGCTGATGAAACTCATGCCCGCCGGCTCGGGACAGTTGGACGAGCTGCTGTCCAAGGCACGTGACCTGGGCCTGGCCGACCTGCCGGTGAGCGCGCTCGCCGGTGCGGCGACGACGGCCGCCGCGGCCCCGCCCGCCTCGGTGAACGGCGCCGCCACCAGGAGCTGA
- a CDS encoding DNA repair ATPase, with protein MTTVTGTDTGADAGTRKEPRTGTGTESGTYEVLRDRLAAQARELARGAEALNEARIAVFGSSEVALTRSGHLRTDRNRTAVDLAAVGGHLLFGYDRPAAERGGETEVRDVLALYDRDLNPLPEDAVPGLLDDPAFRQEFRTLHRYYHDARLQRLRHVDGRLLAVFRTGERAEDIRVLRWSLAPSGEARFLDAQGERDHVLPPPHDIGWRATTREDHVTGRHPHVSVDGRIFVSTVGGALTVKTENDTESQDALHREPVDEPLQSLADAEIAYAVVGPLVLLRVLPYKERARRHLVYNSLTGTVVRLDGIGGSCRRLPDDAGIVFPGGYCLASGTVRTFDTDAAGLRFEQCVPAPNGEDLLYVFRALHGGRSLLLPYHLIRKEVTAPLACHGHARFDDGTLVVLRPDPDRSARAHAVQLWSTPFASDLHPTATATAGGPLARIGNPELVRAVADTLAVARQAADTREAPPATAAARYAALLAACGRTADRFPWLAEFTRDASGGPDLSGPLEAVRATTAGVLEEFETVRSLTTQAADALAEARRTATALIRRIRGEAPAAAEEWTGRITELRRAQGHLVTLREMRYADTAGIDALAADVAAAVESTGHRALAHLQRDDAFGAYADEADRLGAEAGTVATVAEAEPLRRRLEGHVLGLQHLTEVVSGLDVGDATVRITVLERVAEAMAGLNRARSGLDARRRELLRQEGSAEFTAEFALLAQTVTGALAAADTPEDCDAQLARLLLRLEHLEARFAEQEDFLAQVAEKRAEVQEAFSSRRQGLQDARARRAEALAGSAQRVLESVTRGAAALSDEDEVNTYFVSDPLVTGLHRSIGRLRTLGDEVRAEELTGRLAAARQEAGRALRDRTDLYSQDGGTIRLGRHLFAVTREPADLTLVPHGDGMAFALAGTDYRRPVTDSAFAATRPYWDRVLPSESAGVYRAEHLAARLLAEHGAAALAEAEAGDGLGTLVRRAAEAAYDEGHERGVHDHDAAAILRAVLRLHGSAGALRHPARDRAAAVLFWASGLSDGEREAYGRRAGSLGRARALFGPSPALDDFQTELARAAAAFTAEERAHPERIATYLFEELTSGPAGFAMSAAAVGLLDGFRRRVRAHDASYADDLAALPGLAERRQLVESWLGAYAASTGEDVDEGDIAEATAAELCPSLTRYEVEGATGSTVTGLLGAHPRIAGGSLDLRLDEFLARTAEFARTAVPGFRSYQRMRTALVTAEHQRLRIDAHRPRVMSSFVRNRLIDEVYLPLVGDSLAKQLGAAGDAKRTDTHGLLLLLSPPGYGKTTLMEYVAQRLGLLLVKVDGPALGPATTSLDPAAAPDEAARRELEKIAFALEAGNNVLLHLDDIQHTSPELLQRFIPLCDSTRTLNGRDLRGKRFAVCMAGNPYTRSGQRFQVPDMLANRADVWNLGDVLTGKEDVFAFSFVENALTSHPVLAPLAGRDRGDLGLLVRLAEGDPTARADRLTHPYGPAELEEVLGVLRRLVAARSTVLGVNAAYIASAAQSDDSRTEPPFLLQGSYRSMNRIAARISPAMNDTELSAVIDDHYTAEAQTLTTGAEANLLRLAALRGSLSPQQAARWAEIATSYRRGRPAGGTDADPLHRAAAALDLIADRLAAVEGALRKIEPCRTPES; from the coding sequence ATGACCACGGTCACGGGCACGGACACAGGCGCGGACGCGGGCACGCGCAAGGAGCCGCGTACCGGTACGGGTACGGAGTCGGGCACGTACGAGGTACTGCGGGACCGGCTCGCCGCCCAGGCGCGGGAGCTGGCGCGCGGCGCCGAAGCCCTCAACGAGGCCCGGATCGCGGTGTTCGGCTCCTCCGAAGTCGCACTGACCCGGTCCGGGCACCTGCGGACGGACCGCAACCGCACCGCCGTCGACCTGGCCGCTGTCGGCGGCCACCTCCTCTTCGGCTATGACCGGCCCGCCGCCGAACGCGGCGGCGAGACGGAGGTGCGCGACGTCCTGGCACTGTACGACCGCGATCTGAACCCCCTCCCCGAGGACGCCGTGCCCGGGCTGCTGGACGACCCCGCCTTCCGCCAGGAGTTCCGGACACTGCACCGCTACTACCACGACGCCCGGCTGCAGCGGCTGAGGCATGTGGACGGCAGGCTGCTGGCGGTCTTCCGCACCGGTGAGCGCGCCGAGGACATCCGAGTCCTGCGCTGGTCGCTCGCCCCCTCCGGCGAGGCCCGCTTCCTGGACGCCCAGGGCGAACGCGACCACGTCCTGCCTCCGCCGCACGACATCGGATGGCGGGCGACCACCCGGGAGGACCACGTCACCGGCCGGCACCCGCACGTGTCCGTCGACGGGCGGATCTTCGTCTCGACGGTCGGCGGCGCCCTCACCGTCAAGACCGAGAACGACACCGAGTCGCAGGACGCCCTCCACCGCGAGCCCGTGGACGAGCCCCTGCAGTCCCTCGCGGACGCGGAGATCGCCTACGCCGTCGTGGGCCCTCTGGTGCTCCTGCGTGTCCTGCCCTACAAGGAACGGGCCCGGCGCCACCTGGTCTACAACTCCCTGACCGGTACCGTGGTCCGGCTGGACGGCATCGGCGGATCCTGCCGGCGTCTCCCCGACGACGCGGGCATCGTCTTCCCCGGCGGATACTGCCTGGCCTCCGGCACCGTCAGGACCTTCGACACCGACGCCGCCGGGCTGCGCTTCGAGCAGTGCGTCCCGGCCCCGAACGGCGAGGACCTGCTCTACGTCTTCCGGGCCCTGCACGGGGGCCGGAGCCTGCTGCTCCCCTACCACCTGATCCGCAAGGAAGTCACCGCGCCGCTCGCCTGCCACGGCCACGCCCGCTTCGACGACGGCACCCTGGTGGTGCTGCGCCCGGATCCGGACCGGTCGGCCCGGGCGCACGCCGTACAGCTGTGGTCCACCCCGTTCGCCTCCGACCTGCACCCGACGGCCACGGCCACCGCCGGCGGTCCGCTCGCCCGTATCGGCAACCCCGAGCTGGTGCGCGCCGTCGCCGACACGCTGGCCGTCGCCCGCCAGGCCGCGGACACCCGGGAAGCGCCCCCCGCGACCGCCGCGGCGCGGTACGCGGCACTGCTCGCCGCCTGCGGGCGTACCGCCGACCGGTTCCCCTGGCTCGCCGAGTTCACGCGGGACGCCTCCGGCGGCCCCGACCTCAGCGGGCCGCTGGAGGCCGTCCGGGCGACCACCGCCGGGGTCCTGGAGGAGTTCGAGACCGTCCGCAGCCTGACGACGCAGGCTGCCGACGCGCTCGCCGAGGCGCGCCGGACCGCCACCGCCCTGATCCGCCGCATCCGGGGCGAGGCCCCGGCGGCCGCGGAGGAGTGGACGGGGCGCATCACCGAACTGCGGCGCGCCCAGGGGCACCTGGTGACCCTCAGGGAGATGCGGTACGCGGACACGGCCGGCATCGACGCCCTGGCGGCGGACGTCGCCGCCGCCGTCGAATCCACCGGTCACCGGGCGCTGGCCCACCTCCAGCGGGACGACGCCTTCGGCGCGTACGCGGACGAGGCGGATCGGCTCGGCGCCGAGGCCGGGACGGTCGCCACGGTCGCCGAGGCCGAGCCGCTGCGCCGGCGGCTGGAGGGCCACGTCCTGGGACTGCAGCACCTCACCGAAGTCGTGTCCGGCCTGGACGTCGGTGACGCGACCGTACGCATCACCGTCCTGGAGCGGGTGGCCGAGGCGATGGCGGGCCTGAACCGGGCCCGGTCCGGTCTTGACGCGCGCAGGCGGGAACTCCTGCGGCAGGAGGGCAGCGCCGAGTTCACCGCCGAGTTCGCGCTGCTGGCGCAGACCGTCACCGGCGCCCTCGCGGCCGCCGACACCCCTGAGGACTGCGACGCCCAGCTCGCCCGCCTCCTGCTCCGGCTGGAGCACCTGGAGGCACGGTTCGCCGAGCAGGAGGACTTCCTCGCCCAGGTCGCCGAGAAGCGCGCCGAGGTGCAGGAGGCGTTCTCCTCACGCCGCCAGGGCCTCCAGGACGCCCGGGCCCGCCGCGCCGAAGCCCTCGCGGGCTCCGCACAGCGTGTCCTGGAGTCGGTGACGCGCGGGGCGGCCGCCCTCTCCGACGAGGACGAGGTCAACACGTACTTCGTCTCCGATCCCCTGGTGACCGGTCTGCACCGCAGCATCGGCCGGCTCCGGACGCTCGGTGACGAGGTGCGGGCGGAGGAACTGACCGGCCGTCTCGCGGCGGCCCGGCAGGAGGCGGGGCGCGCGCTGCGCGACCGCACCGACCTGTACTCGCAGGACGGCGGGACGATCCGCCTGGGGCGGCACCTGTTCGCCGTCACCCGCGAGCCGGCCGACCTCACCCTCGTACCGCACGGGGACGGCATGGCATTCGCCCTGGCGGGCACGGACTACCGGCGCCCGGTCACCGACTCCGCGTTCGCCGCCACCCGCCCGTACTGGGACCGCGTACTGCCGAGCGAGTCGGCCGGGGTGTACCGGGCCGAGCACCTGGCCGCCCGGCTGCTGGCGGAGCACGGGGCCGCCGCCCTCGCCGAGGCCGAGGCCGGCGACGGGCTGGGCACACTGGTCCGGCGGGCCGCCGAGGCCGCCTACGACGAGGGCCACGAGCGGGGCGTCCACGACCACGACGCCGCCGCGATCCTGCGCGCGGTCCTCCGGCTGCACGGGAGCGCGGGGGCGCTGCGTCATCCGGCACGGGATCGCGCCGCCGCCGTGCTCTTCTGGGCGTCCGGTCTGAGCGACGGCGAACGCGAGGCGTACGGCCGCCGGGCCGGCTCGCTGGGCCGGGCCCGGGCACTCTTCGGGCCCAGCCCGGCCCTCGACGACTTCCAGACCGAACTCGCCCGGGCCGCAGCCGCCTTCACGGCCGAGGAACGGGCGCATCCCGAGCGGATCGCCACCTACCTGTTCGAGGAACTGACGTCGGGGCCGGCGGGCTTCGCGATGTCTGCCGCCGCCGTCGGACTGCTCGACGGATTCCGGCGCCGCGTACGGGCACACGACGCCTCCTACGCCGACGACCTCGCGGCCCTGCCCGGCCTCGCCGAACGCCGACAGCTGGTCGAGAGCTGGCTCGGCGCGTACGCGGCGTCGACCGGTGAGGACGTCGACGAGGGCGACATCGCCGAGGCGACCGCGGCGGAGCTGTGCCCGTCCCTGACCCGCTACGAGGTCGAGGGGGCCACCGGCTCGACCGTCACGGGGCTGCTCGGAGCCCATCCCCGCATCGCCGGCGGCTCACTCGACCTGCGCCTGGACGAGTTCCTGGCCCGCACCGCGGAGTTCGCGCGGACCGCCGTCCCGGGCTTCCGCTCGTACCAGCGCATGCGCACCGCACTGGTCACGGCCGAACACCAACGGCTGCGGATCGACGCCCACCGGCCGCGCGTCATGTCCTCCTTCGTCCGCAACCGCTTGATCGACGAGGTCTACCTCCCCCTCGTCGGCGACAGCCTCGCCAAGCAGCTCGGCGCGGCCGGCGACGCCAAGCGCACCGACACCCACGGCCTGCTGCTGCTCCTCTCCCCGCCCGGCTACGGCAAGACGACCCTGATGGAGTACGTCGCCCAGCGCCTCGGGCTGCTGCTGGTGAAGGTCGACGGCCCGGCTCTCGGCCCCGCCACCACCTCCCTCGACCCGGCCGCCGCCCCGGACGAGGCGGCCCGCCGCGAGCTGGAGAAGATCGCCTTCGCGCTGGAGGCGGGCAACAACGTCCTCCTCCACCTCGACGACATCCAGCACACCTCCCCCGAACTGCTCCAGAGGTTCATCCCCCTGTGCGACTCGACCCGCACGCTGAACGGCCGCGACCTGCGCGGCAAACGCTTCGCCGTCTGCATGGCCGGCAACCCGTACACCCGGTCCGGGCAGCGCTTCCAGGTCCCGGACATGCTCGCCAACCGGGCCGACGTGTGGAACCTCGGCGACGTCCTGACCGGCAAGGAGGACGTCTTCGCCTTCAGCTTCGTCGAGAACGCCCTCACCTCCCATCCGGTCCTCGCCCCGCTCGCCGGACGCGACCGCGGCGACCTCGGTCTTCTCGTCCGGCTCGCCGAGGGCGACCCGACCGCCCGCGCGGACCGCCTGACCCACCCGTACGGTCCGGCGGAGCTCGAAGAAGTCCTCGGCGTGCTGCGGAGGTTGGTGGCCGCCCGGAGCACCGTCCTCGGCGTCAACGCGGCCTACATCGCCTCGGCCGCGCAGAGCGACGACAGCCGCACCGAACCCCCGTTCCTGCTCCAGGGCTCCTACCGCAGCATGAACAGGATCGCGGCCCGGATCTCGCCCGCGATGAACGACACGGAGCTGAGCGCCGTGATCGACGACCACTACACCGCCGAGGCCCAGACGTTGACGACGGGAGCGGAGGCCAACCTCCTGCGGCTCGCCGCGCTGCGCGGTTCCCTCTCCCCGCAGCAGGCCGCCCGGTGGGCGGAGATCGCCACCTCGTACCGGCGCGGCCGGCCGGCGGGCGGCACGGACGCGGATCCGCTGCACCGCGCCGCGGCCGCCCTCGACCTCATCGCCGACCGCCTCGCCGCCGTCGAGGGTGCCCTCAGGAAGATCGAACCGTGCCGGACCCCCGAATCCTGA
- a CDS encoding alanine/glycine:cation symporter family protein encodes MSLDSFTESVDTAVSGFFEPIATWLGEVVFYSVPVGGTQIPLIVAWLVVAGIVFTLWFGGVQIRKFRLAVNVVRGKYDEKGSAGEVNHFQALTAAVSGTVGLGNIAGVAVAVSIGGPGATFWMILCGLLGMATKFVEVTLGVKYREVHADGTVSGGPMHYLPKGLADRFGSRGKTLGKVLAVLASTFVLFFGLFGGNLFQVNQSYAQLVSVTGGESGMLGSSAGALFFGILIAALVGIVLLGGIRSIASVTSKLVPAMAGIYIAACLVVILVNVTAVPAAISTIIEGAFNPQGVAGGVLGALIIGFKRAAFSNEAGLGSAPIAHSAVKTKHPASEGLVALLEPFIDTVIICTMTALTIVIANPASWGEARKGESIGGVTITSDAFATVLPWFPYILTIAVMLFAISTVLTWGYYCMKAWTHLFGRSRASELTFKVMYTLVAVAGSLLTLQTLIDMADAVLFMLAVINIIGLYLLAPVVKRELNSFLDFVRRRDAGIATDDDEDTDQEPVKTTV; translated from the coding sequence ATGTCACTCGACTCCTTCACCGAATCCGTCGACACTGCTGTCAGCGGATTCTTCGAGCCCATCGCCACATGGCTCGGCGAGGTCGTCTTCTACTCCGTCCCCGTCGGGGGAACCCAGATTCCGCTGATCGTCGCCTGGCTGGTCGTCGCGGGTATCGTCTTCACCCTCTGGTTCGGGGGCGTGCAGATACGCAAGTTCCGACTCGCGGTGAACGTGGTCCGCGGCAAGTACGACGAGAAGGGGTCGGCCGGTGAGGTCAACCACTTCCAGGCTCTGACCGCCGCGGTATCGGGCACGGTCGGGCTCGGCAACATCGCCGGTGTCGCCGTCGCCGTCTCCATCGGCGGCCCCGGCGCCACCTTCTGGATGATCCTCTGCGGCCTGCTCGGCATGGCGACGAAGTTCGTCGAGGTGACGCTCGGTGTGAAGTACCGCGAGGTGCACGCCGACGGGACCGTCTCCGGCGGCCCGATGCACTACCTGCCCAAGGGCCTCGCCGACCGCTTCGGCTCCCGCGGCAAGACGCTCGGCAAGGTCCTCGCCGTCCTCGCCTCCACGTTCGTCCTGTTCTTCGGCCTCTTCGGCGGCAACCTCTTCCAGGTCAACCAGTCCTACGCCCAGCTGGTATCGGTCACCGGCGGCGAGTCCGGCATGCTCGGCTCCTCCGCCGGAGCCCTGTTCTTCGGCATCCTGATCGCCGCCCTCGTCGGCATCGTGCTCCTCGGCGGCATCCGCTCCATCGCCTCCGTCACCAGCAAGCTGGTCCCCGCGATGGCCGGCATCTACATCGCCGCCTGCCTCGTCGTGATCCTGGTCAACGTCACCGCCGTCCCGGCCGCGATCTCCACGATCATCGAGGGCGCCTTCAACCCGCAGGGCGTCGCCGGCGGTGTCCTCGGTGCGCTGATCATCGGCTTCAAGCGGGCCGCGTTCTCCAACGAGGCCGGTCTCGGCTCCGCCCCGATCGCCCACTCCGCGGTCAAGACCAAGCACCCCGCCAGCGAAGGCCTCGTCGCCCTGCTGGAGCCGTTCATCGACACCGTGATCATCTGCACGATGACCGCGCTGACGATCGTGATCGCCAACCCGGCCAGCTGGGGCGAGGCCCGCAAGGGCGAGTCCATCGGCGGCGTCACCATCACCTCCGACGCCTTCGCCACCGTCCTGCCCTGGTTCCCGTACATCCTGACCATCGCGGTCATGCTGTTCGCCATCTCCACGGTGCTGACCTGGGGCTACTACTGCATGAAGGCCTGGACCCACCTCTTCGGCCGCAGCAGGGCCAGTGAGCTCACCTTCAAGGTCATGTACACGCTCGTGGCGGTGGCCGGTTCCCTGCTGACCCTGCAGACCCTGATCGACATGGCGGACGCGGTGCTCTTCATGCTCGCCGTCATCAACATCATCGGCCTGTACCTGCTGGCCCCCGTCGTCAAGCGGGAGCTGAACTCCTTCCTCGACTTCGTCCGCCGCCGCGACGCCGGCATCGCGACGGACGACGACGAGGACACCGACCAGGAGCCGGTGAAGACCACCGTCTGA
- the nhaA gene encoding Na+/H+ antiporter NhaA, whose protein sequence is MTHAPPPQRSPFLGLLPWSERRAISEALRTETIGGLVLLAAAVIALVWANSPLGDVYQQVRDFHFGIPALGLDLSVGHWTADGLLAVFFLVAGIELKRELVVGELRTPATAALPVIAAVCGMAVPAALYALTAGLGGGSLDGWAVPMATDIAFALAVLAVISTHLPAALRAFLLTLAVVDDLGAILIIAVFFTADLNFWALGGAVAGLLAFYALQRFRVRGWWWYVPLGIAVWALMYNSGVHATVAGVAMGLILRATRDKGEESAPGARVSHLVHPFSAGVAVPLFALFAAGVTVSAGALADVFTRPEPLGVVVGLVAGKILGVFGGTYLAARFTRARLNPDLAWADVFGLSVLAGIGFTVALLIGELAFPGQDVTEQIKAAVLIGSVAAAGLAALFLRRRNTVYKRLYEEETLDADSDGVPDIYQRANTAEH, encoded by the coding sequence ATGACCCATGCCCCGCCCCCACAGCGCTCTCCCTTCCTCGGCCTGCTTCCCTGGTCCGAGCGACGCGCCATCTCCGAGGCTCTGCGCACCGAGACCATCGGCGGACTCGTACTCCTGGCCGCGGCCGTCATCGCCCTCGTCTGGGCCAACAGCCCCCTCGGCGACGTCTACCAGCAGGTGCGCGACTTCCACTTCGGGATACCCGCCCTGGGCCTCGACCTCTCGGTCGGCCACTGGACCGCCGACGGCCTCCTCGCCGTCTTCTTCCTCGTCGCGGGCATCGAGCTCAAGCGTGAACTCGTCGTCGGCGAGCTCCGTACACCGGCGACCGCGGCCCTCCCCGTGATCGCCGCCGTGTGCGGCATGGCCGTCCCCGCCGCCCTGTACGCGCTGACCGCCGGACTCGGCGGCGGCAGCCTCGACGGCTGGGCCGTACCCATGGCCACCGACATCGCCTTCGCACTCGCCGTGCTCGCGGTGATCAGCACGCACCTGCCCGCGGCCCTGCGCGCCTTCCTGCTGACCCTGGCCGTGGTCGACGACCTCGGCGCCATCCTCATCATCGCGGTCTTCTTCACCGCCGATCTGAACTTCTGGGCCCTCGGCGGCGCCGTCGCCGGGCTGCTCGCCTTCTACGCCCTCCAGCGCTTCCGGGTCCGCGGCTGGTGGTGGTACGTCCCGCTCGGCATCGCCGTCTGGGCGCTGATGTACAACAGCGGCGTCCACGCCACCGTCGCCGGCGTCGCCATGGGCCTCATCCTGCGCGCCACGCGGGACAAGGGCGAGGAATCCGCCCCCGGGGCCCGGGTTTCCCACCTCGTCCACCCCTTCTCCGCCGGTGTCGCCGTCCCCCTCTTCGCCCTGTTCGCCGCCGGTGTCACCGTCTCGGCGGGCGCTCTCGCGGACGTGTTCACCCGGCCCGAACCGCTCGGCGTGGTCGTGGGCCTGGTCGCCGGCAAGATCCTCGGCGTGTTCGGCGGCACCTACCTCGCCGCCCGCTTCACCCGCGCCCGCCTCAACCCCGACCTCGCGTGGGCCGACGTCTTCGGACTGTCCGTCCTGGCCGGAATCGGTTTCACCGTCGCCCTGCTCATCGGCGAACTCGCCTTCCCCGGCCAGGACGTCACCGAGCAGATCAAGGCGGCCGTCCTCATCGGCTCCGTCGCCGCCGCCGGACTGGCCGCCCTCTTCCTGCGCCGACGCAACACGGTCTACAAGCGCCTGTACGAGGAGGAGACGCTGGACGCCGACTCCGACGGCGTCCCCGACATCTACCAGCGCGCGAACACCGCCGAGCACTGA
- a CDS encoding PucR family transcriptional regulator: protein MNGAGRRLSDEQQATDEYLEGSADLLRQVCATGRRFTRAELEARRDAGERAAEAGIGLRSLVRAHLALTREIQPDLPVRELPYLLGALEQAVDAFAEGYERAQQQAVRQQEAERREFIDDLLYGGSDLGRLAERAERFGLRLAQAHAVAVAQGPEPYGDGYSTVRGVETAVLARFGHRNILLTTKEGRLICVAPGDRPEVLAYFAKQAYAATDGGLVAIGRPHAGAGGVVHSYEEALNALDLARRIDLEGPVLHAADLLVYPVLGRDRQAMADLVETVLGPLRQARGGARPLIDTLNAYFDTGCVATDAARLLSLSVRAFTYRLERIHKLTGADPGDPRHRYTLQTAVIGARLLDWPGKEQ, encoded by the coding sequence ATGAACGGGGCGGGCCGAAGGTTGAGCGACGAGCAGCAGGCGACGGACGAGTATCTGGAGGGAAGCGCGGACCTCCTGCGCCAGGTGTGCGCCACCGGTCGCCGCTTCACCCGCGCCGAGCTGGAGGCCCGCCGGGACGCGGGCGAACGGGCCGCGGAGGCCGGCATCGGCCTGCGGTCGCTCGTACGGGCCCACCTGGCGTTGACCCGGGAGATCCAGCCGGACCTCCCCGTAAGGGAGTTGCCCTACCTGCTGGGCGCGCTGGAGCAGGCGGTCGACGCGTTCGCGGAGGGGTACGAGCGGGCCCAGCAGCAGGCCGTTCGGCAACAGGAGGCCGAACGGCGGGAGTTCATCGACGACCTGCTGTACGGCGGCAGCGATCTGGGGCGGCTCGCGGAGCGGGCCGAGCGGTTCGGCCTGCGACTGGCCCAGGCCCACGCGGTGGCGGTGGCGCAGGGACCGGAACCGTACGGCGACGGCTACAGCACCGTGCGGGGGGTCGAGACGGCCGTCCTCGCCCGGTTCGGCCACCGCAACATCCTGCTGACCACCAAGGAGGGCCGGCTGATCTGCGTCGCCCCCGGCGACCGGCCCGAGGTGCTGGCCTACTTCGCGAAGCAGGCGTACGCCGCCACCGACGGCGGCCTGGTCGCCATCGGCAGGCCCCACGCCGGCGCCGGGGGAGTGGTCCACTCCTACGAGGAGGCACTCAACGCCCTCGACCTCGCCCGCCGCATCGACCTGGAGGGGCCGGTCCTGCACGCCGCGGACCTGCTGGTCTACCCGGTCCTCGGGCGGGACCGGCAGGCCATGGCCGACCTGGTCGAGACCGTTCTCGGCCCCCTCCGGCAGGCGCGCGGCGGCGCCAGGCCGCTGATCGACACCCTCAATGCCTACTTCGACACGGGGTGCGTGGCCACCGACGCGGCGCGCCTGCTGTCGCTGAGCGTCCGCGCTTTCACGTACCGCCTCGAACGCATACACAAGCTCACCGGAGCCGACCCCGGTGATCCGCGCCACCGCTACACCCTGCAGACGGCCGTCATCGGAGCCCGGCTGCTGGACTGGCCGGGGAAAGAGCAGTGA